The DNA sequence CCGCCATCAACCCGTAGAGCCGTTGGCCGCCCGGAGTCAGTCGCTCGACCAGATAGCCGTCGGTACGGCATTCGTCGACGACGCGTTGCAGGCGCTCGCCCTCCGATCGCAGCGGGATGGTGGGCTGGCGGGCCAGCCAGTCCCGCAGGGCATGGTCGTCCCAGAGCACGAACATCAGCCCGACCGGCGGTGCGAAGGGATAACTCTGGCCGGCTTGGACTCCCAGATGCGCGTTGGGCGCCGCCACCAGCTCCAGCACCGTGATTCGGTCATCGACCACCGCACTCAGCGCCGCGGAGGTGGCGAAATCCGCAGACAGCCGCTGCAATTGCTCGCGTGCCTCGGGGCCGACCCGCAGCGACTGCTGGGCCGCGCGGCCGAGCGAGATCAGGCCCGGCCCGAGCCGGTAGGTCTTGTGGGGGTCGTCTCGGGTCAGGTAACCCGCGTCGGCCAGGGCGTTGGCGATGCCCAGGCAGGTCGGCTTGGACAGCTCGGTGCGCCGGGCCAGTTCGGACAATCCGAAGCTCTGGTCGGGGTGGCGGGCCAGAAAGTCCAGGATCGTCACCACCCGCTCGGTCGGCGGGGACGACCGCACAACTCGTTGGGGCGCCGCTTGTTCAGGCACAGCCATTGCAGCATGCTACCGCGACCGTCTAAAGTCGGTTCGAGATATCTACCATATCGGTCCAATATTGAACCAATCGATGATCTGTGAGGTGTTGCAGCGATGTACTCCGAACCCCTTTCGGCCGCGATCGCCGAGGCGGAGAAGCTGGTCGCCGCCGCCCCGCACATCGAGACCGAGGCCGATCTGCTCGAGGGCCTGCAATACCTGGCCGGCGGTGTCGAGGCTTGCGTGCACGCCGCCTTCAACAGCGAGCGCGACCACCCGTTCTTGCTGTCGGGCACCGGGCCGTTCACCAAGATGGGCCTGGACAACCCCGATACGCTGTACTTCGGCGCCGTCGTGCGTCCCGGCAACGACTACATCGTGCAGGGCACCCGGGGAACCACGACCGACCTCAGTTTCCAGCTGCTCGGCGGCGAATACACCGACGACAACGTCCCGGCCAGTGAGGCCGCCTTCGACGATCGCGAACTCGATATTGCCGCCGATGGCACCTTCACCTGGCGCTTCCAGCCGAAGACACCGGCGCAACTGGTGATCCGCGAGGTCTACAACGACTGGTCCGCTCAGCGCGGCACCCTCTCGATCGCCCGGACCGACACCGAAGGCACCGCACCGCCGCCGCTGACCCGACAGCTCATCGAGAAGCGTTATGCCGCAGCGGGAAAGCAGCTGATCAACCGCATCAAGACCTGGCTGGCGTTCCCGCAGTGGTTCTATCTCAACCTCCCGGTCAACACCATGGTGGCGCCGCGTCTCACACCGGGCGGTCTGGCCACGCAGTACTCGTCGGCCGGGCACTACGAGCTCGAGCCCGGACAGGCGCTGGTCATCACCCTGCCGGTGTCGGATGCGCCGTACCTGGGCTTCCAGCTGGGCAGCCTGTGGTACATCTCGCTGGACTACATCAACCACCAGACCTCGCTGAACGGCACTCAGGCGCAGGCCGATCCGGACGGCAAGATCCGGATCGTGGTGTCCGACACCGATCCCGGGGTCACCAACTGGGTCGAGACGTGTGCGCACCGGCGCGGGTTCCTGCAGTTCCGCTGGCAGCGGGTGTCGCGGCAACTGACCGAGGTCGACGGACCGACCGTCGAGCTCATCGACGTCGATGCCGTGCAGGCGGCGCTGCCCTTCTATGACCACAACAAGATTTCGCAAGAGGACTGGCGAGCGCGAATCGCGCAGCGGCAGCAGCAAATCGCTAACAGAATGCTGGGGTGAAGATGACCGGATTGCTCAACGGCAAAGTCGTTGTGATCAGCGGGGTCGGGCCGGGGCTCGGCAGCACGATGGCCAATCGGTTCGCGGCCGAGGGCGCCGACCTGGTGCTGGTCGCGCGCAGCGCCGATCGCCTCGAAGAGGTGGCCAAGCAGGTCAGGGCCGCCGGGCGTCGCGCCCTGGTGGTCCCGGCCGACATCACCGAGGACGACCAGGTAGCGCACCTGGTGGACGCGGCCTCGGCCGAGTTCGACCACATCGACGTGTTGATCAACAACGCCTTCCGGGTGCCGTCGATGAAGCCATTGGCGCAGACCACGTTTCAGCATATCCGCGACGCCATCGAGCTCAGCGGGCTTGGCGCGCTGCGCCTGACCCAGGGCTTCACGCCGGCTCTGGCAGCGGCAGGAGGCTCGATCGTCAACCTGAACTCGATGGTGATCCGGCACTCGCAGCCCAAGTACGGCGCCTACAAGATGGCCAAGGCCGCCCTGCTGGCGATGTCGCAGTCGTTGGCGTCCGAACTGGGCGAGCAGGGTATCCGGGTCAACTCCGTTGCTCCCGGATACATCTGGGGCGACACCCTGCAGAGCTACTTCGCCCACCAGGCCGGTAAGTACGGCACCACCGTCGAGCAGATCTATGCGGCCACCGCCGCCAACTCCGACCTGAGGCGGCTGCCGACCGAGGACGAGGTGGCGTCGGCGGTGCTGTTTTTGGCCAGCGATCTGGCCAGCGGCATCAGCGGCCAGGTTATCGACGTCAACTGCGGGGAGTACCACAACTGATGACGGCTCGTACCAACGTCGGCACCGTCGAGGATCTGCACGCCTCGGCCACCAAGATGGTGGGTCTGGACGACTTCGGTCCCGACGACGACAACTACCGCGAAGCGCTCGGCGTGCTGCTGGACTCGTATCAGACCGAGGCCGACCTCACCGAGCTGGGCAGCAAGATGAATCGGTTCTTCCTGCGTGGTGCGCTGGTGGCCCGGTTGCTGTCGCAGGCCGGCTGGAATGCGAACCCTGAGTACACCCAGGTCGGTATCGAGCGGCCGATCTTCGTGACCGGTTTGCCCCGCACCGGAACCACCGCGCTGCACCGGCTACTGGGCGCCGACCCGGCGCACCAGGGCTTGGAGATGTGGCTGGCCGAGTTCCCGCAGCCGCGGCCGCCACGCGAAACCTGGGACAGCAACCCGGTTTACCAGCAGATGGCCGCCCAGTTCGCGCGGCACCATGACGAGAACCCGGACTACACCGGGCTGCACTTCATGACCGCCGACGGATTGGAAGAGTGCTGGCAGCTGCTGCGCCAGTCGCTGCACTCCGTGTCATATGAGACGCTGGCGCACCTGCCGAGCTATTCGCGCTGGCTCTCCGAACGGGACTGGGTCCCGTCGTACCAGCGGCACCGCCGCAACCTGCAACTGATCGGGCTCAACGACCCCGGCAAGCGGTGGGTGCTCAAGAACCCCAGTCACCTGTTCGCGCTGGACGCGATCATGGCGGTCTATCCCGACGCGCTCATCGTGCAGTGCCACCGGCCGGCCGAAACCATCCTGGCGTCGATGTGTTCGCTGGCTCGGCACACCACCGAAGGTCAGTCGAACACCTTCGTCGGTGCGCGGATCGGCGCCGACGAGATGGAGACCTGGGCTCGCGGGTTGGAGCTGTTCAACAGCCAACGCGCCCAATATAACCAGGCTCAGTTCTGCGACATCGATTACAAGGAGTTCGTCGCCGACCCGCTGGCCACCGCCGCGAGCATCTACGAACGCTTCGGCCTACCGCTGTCCGATGAGGCGCGTCAGGCCATGGCCGACGACTATGCCGCAAGCAAGACCGGCCCGCGCGCGCCGAAGCACGAATACTCACTGGCCGACTATGGGTTGACCGCCGAGGCGGTCCGGGAGCGCTTCGCCGGCCTGTGAGTCAGTGAATTTGGCCGTGCCACCCGCCGAGTGTGCGGTTTGGTCGGTCAAAGATGCGATCTGCCAACCAAACCGCACTCTCGGCGGAGAGAACGGTCTAGTCGATGCCGTCGCCGGGCGGGGGAGCGCTGGATCGTTCCTCCAGATGGCCCTCGGCAACCGCGTGCGCAATGCTCTTCGACAGCTTCGGACAGCCCCGGCTACGGCTGCTGCCGTGGCCGGCCTCGCGTTCGGCGGCGAAATGGGCGCACTGCTTCACCGCTGCCGAATTCCATTGCACCGAGGTGTATCCGGGGCCCAGCTTCTTGACCTCGACGGTGGCGGTGCAGTGCCGGCATTCCACCGGCATCAGACCCGAATGCAGGTAGCGGTCGGTATCCCGTTCGGTCGCAGCACGAATCGCCTCGTAGCGCTCCGGATCGACCGGAAACAGCGGTTGCCGCGAGTAGCGGGTGTCGGGGCCCGACTGATCGTCCCGGTCGTCGGCGGAGTCGCCGTGCTCGCCGTGGTCGTCGTGCGGGCCGTAGAACATCAGCATGGACCGGGCCAGCTCGCCGGCGTCGGGAACCTCGCGGGCCATGGTGCCAGACCTACTCTGCGTTAACGGTTTCTGAGGCCTTTAGGGCCTTCGCTTCTTCCTGCACCCGCAGGTTCTCGGCGACCTCCGCGTTCCACTTCTCGTTGGCCACTGTGGCGTCGATCTCGATCTCGAAGCGATCGGTCATCTCCGCGGTGACGTCGGCAGCGTCGACGTAGAACTGTGAGTACCAGCGGCGCAGCTGGTAGACCGCTCCGTCTTCTTCGACCAGCAGCGGGTTCTCGATCCGGCTCTTGTGCGTCCAGATCTCGACGTCCTGCAGGAAGCCCTTGCTGACGCCGTCGGTCATGGCGTCGGCGATCTTCTCGGTCGTCGCGTCGTCGAGGCCCTTGGGCTTCTGCACGATGACGCCCCACATCAGCCGGAACTGGTCCTGGCTGATGGGGTAGTGGCAGTTGATCAGGATCGACTCGGCCTTGAAACCGCCGTAGCTGTTGTGCAGCCAGTTGATCATGAACGACGGGCCGAAGTAGGAGGCCTCGGAGTCCAATTCCGAACCGCCGTAGCTGGTGCCCAGGCCGGGAACGTCGGAACGCCCGACATTGTGCAGGTACTGCGAGGCGATGTGGCCCTCGAACACGTTCTTGAACGACGTGGGCAGCCCGTAGTGGATGTAGAAGAAGTGCGCGAAGTCGGTGACGTTGTCGATGATGTCGCGGCAGTTGGAGTCGATCACCATCGAGTTCCAGCGCCAGTCGGTCCACTCACCGCTGGACCACTCCGGGATCTCCGGGATCCGCACCTCGTCCGGCGGCGGATTGCCCTCCGGGTCGTTGTACATGAACAGCAGCCCGCCGCGCACGTCGGTCGGGAAGGACTGGGTGCGCGCAACGCGCGGAGTCCGCTTGGAGTAGGGCACCAGCTTGCAACGCCCGTCGCCGCCCCAGCGCCAGTCATGGAACGGGCAGGCGACCTCGTCGCCCTTGATCTCACCGCGGCTCAGGTCCCCGCCCATGTGGCGGCAGTAGGCGTCGAGCACGTGCACCTCACCCCGCGAGTCGGCGAAAACCACCAGCTTGGCGCCGAACGCGTGAATGGAGTGCGGCTTGCCGTCCTGGAAGTCCTTCACCGGGCCCAGGCAGTGCCAGCCACGCGCATAGCGGTCCGGCAGCGTCCCGGTATCGATGTGGCGGACGCCGACCTCGGCGTTGTCAGTGCTCACCTGTTGCCTCCAACCCTTCGCTTCTAACTAGAACACGTTACAGTTTTGACACCTGTTTGCGCAATAAGCCCTGCTGGTTCGGGGTCTTTGGTCCCTGGTATATGTGAACGATGCAGCTGTTCTCCTTCAATGGTCGCTCGCCGCGGATCGACCCCACCGCCTTCGTCGCTCCCACCGCCACACTCATCGGTGACGTCACCATCGAAGCCGGGGCCTCGGTGTGGTTCGGCGCCATCTTGCGTGCCGACGACGCCCCCATCGTGGTGCGCGAGGGTGCCAACGTGCAGGACGGCTCGGTGCTGCACGTGCCGCCGGGCGTGCCGGTGGACATCGGCCCGGGCGCGACGATCGCCCACATGTGCCTGATCCACGGCGCCAACATCGGTGCCGAAGCGTTGATCGGCAACCACGCCACCGTGCTCGACGGCGCGGTGGTCGGCAGCCGCAGCCTGGTGGCGGCCGGCGCGACGGTGCTCGCCGGCACCAAGATTCCGGCCGGGGTACTGGTGACCGGCTCGCCCGCCGTCGTCAAGGGCCCGATCGCGGGAACCGGCGCCGAGATGTGGATCAAC is a window from the Mycobacterium sp. SVM_VP21 genome containing:
- a CDS encoding gamma carbonic anhydrase family protein, translated to MQLFSFNGRSPRIDPTAFVAPTATLIGDVTIEAGASVWFGAILRADDAPIVVREGANVQDGSVLHVPPGVPVDIGPGATIAHMCLIHGANIGAEALIGNHATVLDGAVVGSRSLVAAGATVLAGTKIPAGVLVTGSPAVVKGPIAGTGAEMWINANPPYYRDLAQRYREGMEPVTPE
- a CDS encoding aromatic ring-hydroxylating dioxygenase subunit alpha; this translates as MSTDNAEVGVRHIDTGTLPDRYARGWHCLGPVKDFQDGKPHSIHAFGAKLVVFADSRGEVHVLDAYCRHMGGDLSRGEIKGDEVACPFHDWRWGGDGRCKLVPYSKRTPRVARTQSFPTDVRGGLLFMYNDPEGNPPPDEVRIPEIPEWSSGEWTDWRWNSMVIDSNCRDIIDNVTDFAHFFYIHYGLPTSFKNVFEGHIASQYLHNVGRSDVPGLGTSYGGSELDSEASYFGPSFMINWLHNSYGGFKAESILINCHYPISQDQFRLMWGVIVQKPKGLDDATTEKIADAMTDGVSKGFLQDVEIWTHKSRIENPLLVEEDGAVYQLRRWYSQFYVDAADVTAEMTDRFEIEIDATVANEKWNAEVAENLRVQEEAKALKASETVNAE
- a CDS encoding SDR family oxidoreductase, producing MTGLLNGKVVVISGVGPGLGSTMANRFAAEGADLVLVARSADRLEEVAKQVRAAGRRALVVPADITEDDQVAHLVDAASAEFDHIDVLINNAFRVPSMKPLAQTTFQHIRDAIELSGLGALRLTQGFTPALAAAGGSIVNLNSMVIRHSQPKYGAYKMAKAALLAMSQSLASELGEQGIRVNSVAPGYIWGDTLQSYFAHQAGKYGTTVEQIYAATAANSDLRRLPTEDEVASAVLFLASDLASGISGQVIDVNCGEYHN
- a CDS encoding sulfotransferase codes for the protein MTARTNVGTVEDLHASATKMVGLDDFGPDDDNYREALGVLLDSYQTEADLTELGSKMNRFFLRGALVARLLSQAGWNANPEYTQVGIERPIFVTGLPRTGTTALHRLLGADPAHQGLEMWLAEFPQPRPPRETWDSNPVYQQMAAQFARHHDENPDYTGLHFMTADGLEECWQLLRQSLHSVSYETLAHLPSYSRWLSERDWVPSYQRHRRNLQLIGLNDPGKRWVLKNPSHLFALDAIMAVYPDALIVQCHRPAETILASMCSLARHTTEGQSNTFVGARIGADEMETWARGLELFNSQRAQYNQAQFCDIDYKEFVADPLATAASIYERFGLPLSDEARQAMADDYAASKTGPRAPKHEYSLADYGLTAEAVRERFAGL
- a CDS encoding helix-turn-helix domain-containing protein, whose translation is MAVPEQAAPQRVVRSSPPTERVVTILDFLARHPDQSFGLSELARRTELSKPTCLGIANALADAGYLTRDDPHKTYRLGPGLISLGRAAQQSLRVGPEAREQLQRLSADFATSAALSAVVDDRITVLELVAAPNAHLGVQAGQSYPFAPPVGLMFVLWDDHALRDWLARQPTIPLRSEGERLQRVVDECRTDGYLVERLTPGGQRLYGLMAGLSSDLPDELRALLGELVSDIGERVYLRGEGGSRGRHDISVISAPVYDHHQRQAMVVSLHAQRALTDSEITKWARGLLRTAEALTAQLGGSKPAWLLGSAT